A window from Toxoplasma gondii ME49 chromosome IX, whole genome shotgun sequence encodes these proteins:
- a CDS encoding thioredoxin family redox-active protein, putative (encoded by transcript TGME49_289180), with protein sequence MGVLFLSRDVRLAQCASEPCPASASLPPYNPTVPLPPESDSLVLSAPAASPASSEKVSDASVCSRSLCLAPSAPALDGKYVGLFFGAAWCPACKSFTSALVRFYNCLKPTGMFEVVYVPLDRNVKEYRGFVQTMPWYALPLRNYGDLLRKYKIRSLPALVLVTPDDAVMTGDAVELVKERNAGEKFTQIFERFSGPASLGNRFRTLFC encoded by the exons ATGGGAGTGCTGTTTCTTAGCCGCGACGTTCGCCTGGCCCAGTGTGCGTCTGAGCCATGTCCCGCCAGCGCCAGCCTGCCTCCGTATAATCCGACGgttcctctgcctcccgAGAGCGACTCACTGGTTCTGAGTGCTCCGGCGGCTTCTCCAGCATCATCGGAAAAGGTTTCAGATGCCTCCGTCTGCTCCCGGTCTTTGTGCCTCGCCCCGTCTGCTCCTGCGCTTGATGGGAAATACGTCGGTCTGTTCTTTGGAGCAGCTTGGTGTCCCGCCTGCAAGTCGTTCACCTCTGCTCTTGTCCGATTCTACAACTGCCTGAAGCCAACAGGCATGTTTGAGGTCGTTTACGTTCCTCTCGACCGAAACGTAAAGGAGTACAGAGGCTTCGTGCAGACCATGCCGTG GTACGCACTTCCTCTCAGGAACTACGGAGATCTTCTGCGAAAATACAAAATCAGGTCTCTTCCCGCGCTCGTGCTCGTCACTCCCGATGACGCCGTCATGACGG GCGACGCTGTCGAACTCGTCAAGGAACGGAACGCCGGAGAAAAGTTCACACAGATCTTTGAAAG ATTCAGTGGTCCGGCGTCTCTCGGCAATCGCTTCCGAACTCTGTTCTGTTAA